A window from Zonotrichia albicollis isolate bZonAlb1 chromosome 8, bZonAlb1.hap1, whole genome shotgun sequence encodes these proteins:
- the CCDC17 gene encoding coiled-coil domain-containing protein 17: MAVSEHFVTSEGHGAAGPPSSCFLWIALVPQRYFSPIPVPVVNSGNVLGWGRGPPASSIATVASNTAATAATASSRVLDMGPFLCPRCRLAFRSRPLLRVHMEKLCLGPTAPSSSSGLRGGNPLPAEGAQGTARKPQDLSAGVSQNTDNAEPRHHFVPRGVAPAPRGQQGPGRARGAPLGDVLTPRERALLRTANPTARRLPGEGEPPRQLPPRQEQRQPPQELLEAHERQVAEIRARTRQLERQREGLCRQLATLGARAEQGEPEQGEPEPSQGLRDQAGHVRTAQHRATLDLDTLLPPAGPLAAEARALRVSYLHSGGHDPAILDQLLHLQLEATVLEKGTAGLHRGRQMEPPSTGTHSLDAALLAMELENQRLEDELLALKVRRERRADAGSRAAQWHTQELARLQAEVGMLRCHAEQTRPWMHPSVCPYPVAHPLPPALAVPELLMEPPRPALGPGRATAHVPPGHPLTPFVALEDPPPAQEPPAQDRAPQR; this comes from the exons ATGGCTGTCAGTGAGCACTTTGTAACCTCAGAGGGACACGGGGCAGCAGGGCCTCCCTCATCTTGTTTTCTGTGGATTGCTCTGGTGCCTCAGCgatatttttcccccattccagTGCCCGTGGTAAACAGTGGGAAtgtcctgggctgggggcggggcccTCCAGCGTCCAGCATAGCAACAGTGGCTTCAAACACTGCAGCCACCGCCGCCACCGCCAGCAGCAG ggtgTTGGACATGGGGCCCTTCCTGTGCCCCCGCTGCCGCTTGGCGTTCAGGTCCCGACCGCTGCTGCGGGTGCacatggagaagctgtgccTCGGGCCCACggcacccagcagcagctccggcCTCCGTGGGGGGAACCCGCTGCCTGCGGAGGGAGCGCAGGGCACGGCAAGGAAACCACAGGACTTGTCG GCCGGAGTGTCCCAAAATACGGACAACGCTGAGCCACGCCATCACTTTGTGCCTCGTGGGGTCGCACCAGCTCCgcggggacagcagggaccagGGCGGGCACGGGGAGCTCCCCTGGGGGATGTGCTGACCCCCCGCGAGAGGGCCTTGCTCCGCACGGCCAACCCCACCGCTAGGAGGCTGCCAGGGGAG GGAGAGCccccccggcagctgccccCACGGCAGGAACAGCGGCAGCCGccgcaggagctgctggaagcccACGAACGCCAGGTGGCTGAGATCCGGGCCAGAACCCGGCAGCTGGAGCGGCAGAGAGAGG ggctgtgccggCAGCTGGCGACCCTGGGggccagagctgagcagggggaGCCCGAGCAGGGGGAGCCCGAGCCGAGCCAAGGCCTGAGGGACCAGGCCGGACATGTCCGAACAGCACAGCACCG GGCCACCCTAGACCTCGACACCCTCCTTCCACCCGCAGGGCCGCTCGCGGCCGAGGCCAG GGCACTGCGAGTGTCCTACTTGCACTCCGGGGGACACGACCCGGCCATCCTGGACCAGCTCCTCCACCTCCAGCTGGAGGCCACGGTGCTGGAGAAAGGAACGGCGGGGCTGCACAGGGGTAGGCAGATGG agccccccaGCACTGGCACTCACAGTCTGGATGCAGCACTACTGGCCATGGAGCTGGAGAACCAGCGTCTGGAAGATGAACTGTTGGCACTGAAGGTCAgaagggagaggagagcagATGCTG GCTCACGGGCAGCCCAGTGGCACACGCAGGAACTGGCCCGGCTCCAGGCAGAGGTGGGGATGCTGCGATGCCACGCAGAGCAGACAAGGCCATGGATGCACCCCTCTGTCTGCCCTTACCCTGTAGCCCACccactgccaccagcccttgCTGTGCCAGAACTTCTCATG gagCCCCCCAGGCCAGCACTGGGGCCTGGCAGAGCCACAGCCCATGTGCCCCCCGGACACCCCCTCaccccctttgtggccctggaGGACCCTCCTCCTGCTCAGGAGCCCCCAGCACAGGACAGGGCTCCCCAAAGGTGA